A genomic region of Rhizomicrobium sp. contains the following coding sequences:
- a CDS encoding ABC transporter ATP-binding protein codes for MSEALRLENVVRTYTQGPATLEVFRNVNCTLRQGELVALVGPSGAGKSSLLHMAGLLEAPSSGEVYIGGVAASTLPDAERTRIRRDTIGFVYQAHHLLPEFSALENVVMPQRIAGRPRAQAERDAAHILTYLGLGERLTHRPSQLSGGEQQRVAIARALANRPRILLADEPTGNLDTRTAVGVFQALVDLVRSEGLAALVATHNLELAARMDRALVLHEGRLLDGGKLGTPQPA; via the coding sequence ATGAGTGAGGCGCTGCGCCTGGAAAATGTCGTGCGGACCTACACCCAGGGCCCCGCCACGCTCGAAGTGTTCCGCAATGTGAATTGCACGCTGCGCCAGGGCGAGCTTGTCGCGCTGGTCGGGCCGTCCGGCGCCGGCAAGTCGTCCTTGCTGCACATGGCCGGCCTGCTCGAAGCGCCCAGCAGCGGCGAGGTCTATATCGGCGGCGTCGCGGCCTCGACGCTGCCCGATGCCGAGCGCACCCGCATCCGCCGCGACACGATCGGCTTCGTCTACCAGGCCCATCATCTGCTGCCCGAGTTCAGCGCGCTGGAGAATGTCGTCATGCCCCAGCGCATCGCGGGCCGCCCGCGCGCGCAGGCCGAGCGCGACGCCGCGCACATCCTCACTTATCTCGGCCTCGGCGAGCGCCTGACGCACCGCCCCTCGCAGCTTTCCGGCGGCGAGCAGCAGCGCGTCGCCATCGCCCGCGCGCTGGCCAACCGGCCGAGGATCCTCTTGGCCGACGAGCCGACCGGCAATCTCGACACCCGCACCGCCGTCGGCGTGTTCCAGGCGCTGGTTGATCTGGTGCGCTCCGAAGGCCTCGCCGCGCTGGTCGCCACGCACAATCTGGAACTCGCCGCCCGCATGGACCGCGCCCTGGTCCTGCACGAGGGCAGGCTGCTCGACGGCGGCAAGCTCGGCACGCCCCAGCCGGCCTAG
- the frr gene encoding ribosome recycling factor has translation MAETYSKDELTRRMHGAIETLKKEFSGLRTGRASPALLDPVRVEAYGNLVPVNQVGNISTPEPRMLTVQVWDKGLAKAVDKAIRDANLGLNPQMDGQLLRIPLPELNQERRKELAKLASKYAEAARVAVRNVRRDGMDLLKRLEKDHKIGQDDHHKHGDELQKVTDAHIKEIDSALQGKEQEIMQV, from the coding sequence ATGGCAGAGACATACAGCAAGGACGAACTGACACGGCGCATGCACGGCGCCATCGAGACCCTGAAAAAGGAGTTTTCCGGCCTTCGGACCGGCCGCGCCAGCCCGGCGCTGCTCGATCCCGTCCGGGTCGAGGCCTATGGCAATCTGGTTCCCGTTAACCAGGTCGGGAACATCTCGACGCCCGAGCCCCGCATGCTGACGGTTCAGGTGTGGGACAAGGGCCTGGCCAAGGCGGTCGACAAGGCCATCCGCGACGCCAATCTTGGCCTCAATCCCCAGATGGACGGCCAATTGCTGCGCATTCCATTACCCGAACTTAATCAGGAAAGGCGCAAGGAACTGGCCAAGCTGGCGTCCAAATACGCCGAAGCCGCCCGGGTCGCGGTCCGCAATGTGCGGCGCGACGGAATGGATTTGCTCAAGCGCCTCGAAAAGGACCACAAGATCGGTCAGGACGATCACCATAAGCACGGCGATGAATTGCAGAAGGTCACCGACGCGCACATAAAGGAAATCGACTCCGCGCTGCAGGGCAAGGAGCAGGAGATCATGCAGGTCTGA
- a CDS encoding type II toxin-antitoxin system HicB family antitoxin, which yields MASRLYPAVLEKAEKKTFAVWLPDFPDCVAAGRTQEEAVEKAQVRLSDIVDGLAEQDREMPEPTAMDAIAKPKNFLAFVMISVAPPDPSERVNVYLPKRLIAKVDARAADLGMSRSSFFGFVLSVMLGVAPGPGAMAASTALARALRNATTAPKPKR from the coding sequence ATGGCGTCCAGGCTTTACCCTGCGGTCCTCGAAAAGGCGGAGAAGAAGACCTTCGCGGTCTGGCTGCCGGACTTTCCGGATTGCGTCGCGGCCGGCCGCACCCAGGAGGAGGCGGTCGAGAAGGCGCAAGTTCGACTGTCCGACATCGTCGACGGGCTGGCGGAGCAGGATCGCGAAATGCCCGAGCCCACGGCGATGGACGCCATCGCCAAGCCGAAGAACTTCCTCGCTTTCGTGATGATCAGCGTGGCGCCGCCCGATCCGTCGGAGCGGGTGAACGTCTATCTGCCCAAGCGGCTGATCGCCAAGGTGGACGCGCGCGCCGCCGACCTCGGCATGAGCCGGTCGAGCTTCTTCGGCTTCGTGCTCAGCGTGATGCTCGGGGTAGCGCCGGGACCGGGCGCGATGGCCGCCAGCACGGCACTTGCGCGTGCCTTGAGGAATGCGACGACGGCGCCGAAGCCGAAGCGCTAG
- a CDS encoding FtsX-like permease family protein, translating into MFKGGDSVIIGARLAAKLDIAPGGSITLIAPRGNVTPFGVTPRIKTYTVAGTFNIGMSEYDSTFVFMPLDEAQLYFNLADSVTGLEVMVSNPDDVNAMLKPLGDAAGPGARVLSWQAISSSLFQALQVEANVMFLILAIITLVAAFNIVSTLIMLVKDKSGDIAILRTMGATRGAVTRIFFIAGASIGNRRHRDRASDRHAVLRQYREHPPGPVAHHRHDAVRPDDLFPRTHAGAHRDRRCRVRRGAGARPVVPRHALPRLARRASRSGGGAAL; encoded by the coding sequence ATGTTCAAGGGCGGCGACAGCGTGATCATCGGCGCCCGTCTCGCCGCCAAGCTCGACATCGCGCCGGGCGGTTCGATCACGCTGATCGCGCCGCGCGGCAACGTCACGCCGTTCGGCGTCACCCCGCGCATCAAGACCTATACCGTCGCCGGCACCTTCAACATCGGCATGAGCGAATACGATTCCACCTTCGTCTTCATGCCGCTGGACGAGGCGCAGCTCTATTTCAACCTCGCTGACAGCGTGACCGGCCTGGAAGTCATGGTGTCCAATCCCGACGACGTGAATGCGATGCTGAAGCCGCTCGGCGACGCGGCCGGCCCTGGCGCGCGCGTCTTGAGCTGGCAGGCGATCAGCTCCAGCCTGTTCCAGGCGCTGCAGGTCGAAGCCAATGTCATGTTCCTGATCCTGGCGATCATTACCCTGGTCGCGGCGTTCAACATCGTCTCGACCCTCATCATGCTGGTGAAGGACAAGTCCGGCGACATCGCGATCCTGCGCACCATGGGCGCCACGCGCGGCGCGGTGACGCGCATCTTCTTCATCGCCGGCGCCTCCATCGGCAATCGCCGGCACCGCGACCGGGCTTCTGATCGGCACGCTGTTCTGCGCCAATATCGAGAGCATCCGCCAGGTCCTGTCGCACATCACCGGCACGACGCTGTTCGACCCGACGATCTATTTCCTCGAACGCATGCCGGCGCGCATAGAGATCGGCGATGTCGCGTCCGCCGTGGTGCTGGCGCTCGGCCTGTCGTTCCTCGCCACGCTCTACCCCGCCTGGCGCGCCGCGCGTCTCGATCCGGTGGAGGTGCTGCGCTATGA
- the rpsB gene encoding 30S ribosomal protein S2 — protein sequence MRQLLEAGAHFGHRQQRWNPKMAPYIYGSRNDIHILDLTQTVPLLHTALVALRDVAAGGGRILFVGTKRQASEPIAAAAKRCAQYYVNHRWLGGTLTNWQTVSNSIKRMRQIEETLSSAQSSGLKKKELLGMLRERDKLDRSLGGIKEMGGLPNMLFVIDTNKEAIAISEAKKLGIPVTAILDSNSDPDGIAYPIPGNDDAARALALYCDLAARAIIDGLSQGQAASGVDTGEAEVLPDVTPIAEAPPVAEATA from the coding sequence ATGCGTCAGCTGCTCGAAGCGGGCGCGCATTTCGGCCACCGCCAGCAGCGCTGGAACCCGAAGATGGCGCCCTACATCTACGGCTCGCGCAACGACATCCACATCCTCGATCTGACCCAGACCGTGCCCCTGCTGCACACCGCCCTCGTCGCGCTGCGCGACGTCGCGGCCGGCGGCGGCCGCATCCTGTTCGTCGGCACCAAGCGCCAGGCGTCGGAGCCGATCGCCGCGGCCGCCAAGCGCTGCGCCCAGTATTACGTGAACCACCGCTGGCTCGGCGGCACGCTGACCAACTGGCAGACCGTGTCGAACTCGATCAAGCGCATGCGCCAGATCGAGGAGACGCTGTCCTCGGCGCAGTCCTCGGGCCTCAAGAAGAAGGAGCTGCTCGGCATGCTGCGCGAGCGCGACAAGCTCGACCGCTCGCTCGGCGGCATCAAGGAGATGGGCGGGCTGCCCAACATGCTGTTCGTGATCGACACCAACAAGGAAGCGATCGCGATCTCCGAGGCCAAGAAGCTCGGCATCCCCGTCACCGCCATCCTGGATTCGAACAGCGATCCGGACGGCATCGCCTATCCGATCCCGGGCAATGACGACGCGGCCCGCGCGCTGGCGCTCTATTGCGACCTCGCCGCCCGCGCCATCATCGACGGGCTCAGCCAGGGCCAGGCGGCGTCCGGCGTCGACACCGGCGAAGCCGAAGTGCTGCCCGACGTCACGCCCATCGCCGAGGCGCCCCCCGTCGCGGAAGCGACAGCTTAA
- a CDS encoding DUF992 domain-containing protein, whose translation MKISTGLLGAVALAVIAIAAPAQAAPHGVNVGTLTCNVASGWGFVFGSSKDLHCTFRQNDRRVEHYTGSISKFGVDIGYTEGGVLVWGVVAPSSDTRAGALDGDYVGATAGATVGVGLGANVLVGGFDKSFALQPLSVSDNRGLNVAAGIGAISLSHNE comes from the coding sequence ATGAAAATTTCCACCGGATTGCTCGGCGCCGTCGCGCTCGCCGTCATCGCCATTGCCGCGCCCGCTCAGGCCGCCCCCCATGGCGTCAATGTAGGCACGCTGACTTGCAACGTCGCGAGCGGCTGGGGCTTCGTCTTCGGATCCTCCAAGGACTTGCATTGCACCTTCCGCCAGAACGACCGGCGCGTCGAGCACTACACGGGCTCGATCTCCAAGTTCGGCGTCGACATCGGCTACACCGAGGGCGGCGTCCTGGTCTGGGGCGTCGTGGCGCCAAGTTCGGATACCCGTGCCGGCGCGCTTGACGGCGACTATGTCGGCGCCACCGCCGGCGCGACGGTCGGCGTCGGCCTGGGCGCGAATGTGCTCGTCGGCGGCTTCGACAAGTCCTTCGCGCTGCAGCCGCTCAGCGTCTCGGACAATCGCGGCCTGAACGTCGCGGCCGGCATCGGGGCGATCAGCCTTAGCCATAACGAATAG
- a CDS encoding type II toxin-antitoxin system RelE/ParE family toxin: MGLGNPGDVKALGKGLFEMRIDHGPGYRAYYFRHAQEIVVLLAGGDKKMQERDIVTAFELMEAVKATWPK; encoded by the coding sequence ATTGGCCTTGGAAATCCGGGAGACGTGAAAGCACTCGGCAAAGGTCTGTTCGAAATGCGGATCGATCACGGTCCTGGATATCGTGCCTACTATTTTCGCCATGCGCAGGAAATCGTCGTACTCCTGGCCGGCGGTGATAAGAAAATGCAGGAACGGGACATCGTGACGGCGTTTGAACTCATGGAAGCGGTGAAGGCAACATGGCCAAAGTGA
- the pyrH gene encoding UMP kinase codes for MAVTPKYRRVLLKVSGEALMGDQSFGIDVATVDRIAADVEEAIHAGTQICLVIGGGNIFRGLSGAAKGIDRATADYMGMLATVMNALAMQAALERLDIPTRVQSAIPMSTVCEPYVRRRAIRHLEKGRVVIFAAGTGNPFFTTDTAAALRAAEMNCNAMMKATQVDGVYSADPKKVQDAVRHEYLSYHEVLSRDLQVMDASAISLSRENKIPIIVFSIHDRGSLAQVLKGKGRSTIIEDRA; via the coding sequence ATGGCCGTCACGCCGAAATACCGCCGGGTACTCCTGAAGGTCTCCGGCGAGGCGCTGATGGGCGATCAGTCCTTCGGCATCGACGTCGCGACCGTCGACCGCATCGCCGCCGACGTCGAGGAGGCGATCCACGCCGGCACCCAGATCTGCTTGGTGATCGGCGGCGGCAATATCTTCCGCGGCCTGTCCGGCGCGGCCAAGGGCATCGACCGGGCGACGGCCGACTATATGGGCATGCTCGCCACCGTCATGAACGCGCTGGCCATGCAGGCAGCCCTGGAGCGGCTCGACATCCCGACAAGGGTCCAGTCCGCCATCCCGATGAGCACGGTCTGCGAGCCCTATGTCCGCCGCCGCGCCATCCGCCATCTGGAGAAGGGCCGGGTCGTGATCTTCGCCGCCGGCACCGGCAATCCGTTCTTCACCACCGACACCGCCGCGGCGCTGCGGGCGGCCGAGATGAACTGCAACGCGATGATGAAGGCGACGCAAGTTGACGGCGTCTACAGCGCTGACCCCAAGAAGGTCCAGGACGCCGTGCGGCACGAATATCTGAGCTATCACGAGGTGTTATCGCGCGATCTTCAGGTTATGGACGCATCGGCCATTTCGCTGTCGCGTGAAAATAAGATTCCGATCATCGTATTCTCGATCCATGATCGGGGATCGCTGGCCCAGGTCCTCAAGGGCAAGGGCCGGTCGACGATCATAGAAGACCGGGCCTGA
- a CDS encoding aminotransferase class I/II-fold pyridoxal phosphate-dependent enzyme: protein MTSPIRPAIEALEPNGIGLVAMMGLGEPDLIPLWFGESDLVTPSFIREAAKAALDDGKTFYTQSRGMPVLREAIRDFHKRTTGADVALERISMPGAATLAVVTALQILCETGDNVVIVSPIWPSIFQAAQMVGAQTRFARLDDDWRASPARWNLDLEKIFSQCDARTKAIFIASPGNPTGWVMRRDEQRAVLDFARRRGIAVISDEVYGTLTFDGSAHAPSFLEIAEPEDNLFVINSFSKAWAMTGWRIGWLVHPEHLGKQLGVITIANNTGPTTFAQYGALAALSPRGDAFREEMRERCQTGREVVQRFIDGQNRIRWIRPEGAFYGFLHMDGLTDSLAFARDLVKKGRVGVAPGSAFGPAGDGQADSFVRICFAQDKALLGEGLGRIERALASL, encoded by the coding sequence ATGACATCTCCCATCCGTCCCGCCATCGAGGCGCTCGAACCCAACGGCATCGGCCTGGTCGCCATGATGGGGCTGGGCGAGCCCGACCTCATCCCCCTGTGGTTCGGCGAGAGCGATCTCGTCACCCCGTCCTTCATCCGCGAGGCGGCGAAGGCCGCGCTGGACGACGGCAAGACCTTCTATACCCAGTCGCGGGGCATGCCCGTCCTGCGCGAGGCGATCCGCGATTTCCACAAGCGCACGACCGGCGCCGACGTCGCGCTGGAGCGCATCTCGATGCCCGGCGCGGCGACGCTGGCGGTGGTGACCGCGCTGCAGATCCTGTGCGAGACCGGCGACAATGTCGTGATCGTCTCGCCGATCTGGCCGTCGATCTTCCAGGCGGCGCAGATGGTGGGGGCGCAGACCCGCTTCGCGCGGCTGGACGACGATTGGCGCGCCTCCCCTGCCCGCTGGAACCTGGACCTCGAAAAGATATTCTCGCAATGCGACGCGCGGACCAAGGCGATCTTCATCGCCTCGCCCGGCAATCCGACCGGCTGGGTGATGCGCCGCGACGAGCAGCGCGCCGTGCTCGACTTCGCGCGCCGGCGCGGCATCGCGGTCATCAGCGACGAGGTCTATGGCACGCTGACCTTCGACGGCTCGGCCCACGCGCCGTCCTTCCTGGAGATCGCGGAGCCGGAGGACAATCTCTTCGTGATCAACAGCTTCTCCAAGGCCTGGGCGATGACCGGCTGGCGCATCGGCTGGCTGGTGCATCCCGAGCACCTGGGCAAGCAGCTCGGCGTCATCACCATAGCCAACAACACGGGGCCCACGACCTTCGCGCAATATGGCGCGCTGGCGGCGCTGTCGCCCAGGGGCGATGCGTTTCGCGAGGAGATGCGCGAGCGCTGCCAGACCGGGCGCGAGGTGGTGCAACGCTTCATCGACGGCCAGAATCGCATCCGCTGGATCCGGCCCGAGGGCGCGTTCTACGGCTTCCTGCACATGGACGGGCTGACGGATTCGCTCGCCTTCGCGCGCGACCTGGTCAAGAAGGGACGAGTGGGCGTGGCGCCGGGCTCAGCCTTCGGTCCGGCGGGAGACGGACAGGCGGATTCGTTCGTCCGCATCTGTTTCGCGCAGGACAAGGCGCTGCTCGGCGAAGGGCTCGGCCGAATCGAGCGAGCGCTCGCAAGTTTGTGA
- the tsf gene encoding translation elongation factor Ts, producing the protein MVNITGPMVKDLRDKTGAGIMDCKTALKETDGDMEAAMDWLRKKGITKAAKKAGRAAAEGLVGVATGGHVGALVEVNAETDFVARNDEFKDFVKTAAKFALEEEGDLEKLLARKIGEASVQHTLTELVAKIGENMSVRRTIMLAVDPGVVAAYVHNPSSPELGKIGVLVALKSTADKDRLNTLGRQIAMHVAAASPLALSPAHLDPAVVAKEREIQTEIARQSGRPDNVIEKMLEGRMRKFYEESVLVSQVFLGPGSDGKLTVEKVVEAAAKELGAPIAIEGFVRFQVGEGIEKTESDFADEVAKMSGTKKDGDGDKAGG; encoded by the coding sequence ATGGTCAACATCACCGGACCGATGGTGAAGGACCTGCGCGACAAAACCGGCGCGGGGATAATGGACTGCAAGACCGCGCTCAAGGAGACCGATGGCGACATGGAAGCCGCCATGGACTGGCTGCGCAAGAAGGGCATCACCAAGGCGGCCAAGAAGGCCGGCCGCGCCGCCGCCGAGGGCCTCGTCGGCGTCGCCACCGGCGGCCATGTCGGCGCCCTGGTCGAGGTCAATGCCGAGACCGATTTCGTTGCGCGCAACGACGAGTTCAAGGACTTCGTGAAGACCGCCGCCAAATTCGCGCTGGAGGAGGAGGGCGATCTCGAAAAGCTGCTCGCCCGCAAGATCGGCGAGGCGAGCGTGCAGCACACCCTGACCGAGCTTGTCGCCAAGATCGGCGAGAACATGAGCGTGCGCCGCACGATCATGCTCGCGGTCGATCCCGGCGTCGTGGCGGCCTATGTCCACAACCCGTCCTCGCCGGAGCTCGGCAAGATCGGTGTCCTGGTGGCGCTCAAATCGACCGCCGACAAGGACAGGCTGAACACGCTCGGCCGCCAGATCGCCATGCACGTCGCCGCGGCGTCGCCGCTGGCGCTGTCGCCGGCCCATCTCGACCCGGCCGTGGTCGCGAAGGAGCGCGAGATCCAGACCGAGATCGCGCGCCAGTCCGGCCGCCCCGACAACGTCATCGAGAAGATGCTCGAGGGCCGCATGCGGAAGTTCTACGAGGAATCGGTTCTGGTCTCGCAGGTGTTCCTGGGCCCGGGCTCCGACGGCAAGCTGACGGTCGAGAAGGTCGTCGAGGCGGCGGCGAAGGAGCTGGGCGCCCCGATCGCGATCGAAGGCTTCGTCCGCTTCCAGGTCGGCGAGGGCATCGAGAAGACCGAATCCGACTTCGCCGACGAAGTCGCGAAGATGAGCGGCACGAAAAAAGACGGCGACGGCGACAAGGCCGGCGGCTAG
- the dnaE gene encoding DNA polymerase III subunit alpha: MERKPAIFVHLRVKSAYSLLEGAVRPGELAALACENAMPAVAVTDVNNLFGTYELSDTLAKAGVQPIVGCLVSVELEDAPAIHVLGTRKKPPAMALLVQNDTGYRNLSKLLSAAFLGAEPGDFPHVTAAQLADHAEGLIALTGGPGGPVNKLILEGQVAAADALVAKLQTIFGDRLYVELQRHNLPEERAAEDKLIDIAYARAIPLVATNDVHFGKADMYEAHDALLCIADAAFVSQEDRRRLTREHRFKSSAEMAAQFADLPEAIENTVEIARRCAFRPKKRDPILPQFVPESGRSPEDEMREQAAAGLKAKLAQHGLHAEMQVYLDRLAFELNVILRMNFAGYFLIVSDFMKWTRGQGIPVGVRGSGATSLVAWALDITNLDPIRFGLLFERFLNPERISMPDFDIDFCQERRDEVVRYVREKYGRDRVAHIMALGSLQARAAVRDAGRVLQMPLGLVDRIAKLVPNPPGKPVSMEDAFASEPRLQQIAEQEPVAQKLFSIVEKIEGLYRHASTHPAGVVIGDRPLDEIVPLYRDPRSEMPVTQFDYEDAEKAGLVKFDFLGLKTLTVIAKAEELLKKRGIDLDTQNIDFDDPGTYEMLSKGDSVGVFQLEGAGMRDLLRKMKPDRVHDLIALVALYRPGPMDSIPKYIAVKNGKEKPEYLHPALEPILSETFGVMTYQEDVMNIARVLGGYTLGGADLLRRAMGKKIASEMAVHEQRFIDGAVKNGVPKGVAAQIFEQAAKFAGYGFNKGHAAAYAQVAYQTAYLKANYPVEFLAASMTLDIGNTDRLNVFKQEAQRLEIKVLAPDVNRSESVFTCDAEKGLIFYALAAVKGVGRQAMDHVVEERRANGPFRSLGDFARRIDPKLVNKRAFESLARAGAFDALNRNRRQVVESADILLNSAQRNARERESGQIALFGGAPEEQDDIRLAAVADWPSHERLSEEFAAMGFYLSGHPLDAYAAPLKRLGATTLAALAEDRRRSGFKAILAGTMIRKYERRSRNNESYAFVSFSDPTGMFEVMLFPEVLAAARPLLEAGKSVLITASAEWDGDELKLRAAAIADLDAAAANAGEGLKVYLQDATSLGAIAAQLKQAGKGIVTFVVPGGPGEEVEINLPKPYQVSVALKNAIKSLPGVAQVESV; this comes from the coding sequence ATGGAGCGCAAACCGGCGATATTCGTCCATTTGAGGGTGAAAAGCGCCTACTCGCTCCTCGAAGGCGCGGTCAGGCCTGGCGAGCTTGCCGCGCTGGCGTGCGAGAACGCGATGCCCGCCGTCGCGGTCACCGACGTCAACAACCTCTTCGGGACCTATGAACTCTCCGACACGCTGGCCAAGGCCGGCGTGCAGCCGATCGTCGGCTGCCTGGTCTCGGTCGAGCTGGAAGACGCACCGGCGATCCATGTCCTGGGCACGCGCAAGAAGCCGCCGGCGATGGCCCTGCTGGTCCAGAACGATACCGGCTACCGCAACCTCTCCAAGCTGCTCAGCGCCGCCTTCCTGGGCGCCGAGCCGGGCGATTTCCCGCATGTGACCGCGGCCCAGCTTGCCGATCATGCCGAGGGGCTGATCGCGCTCACCGGCGGCCCCGGCGGGCCGGTCAACAAGCTCATCCTCGAGGGCCAGGTCGCCGCCGCCGATGCGCTGGTGGCCAAGCTCCAGACGATCTTCGGCGACCGGCTTTATGTCGAGCTGCAGCGCCACAACCTTCCGGAAGAACGCGCCGCCGAGGACAAGCTGATCGACATCGCCTATGCGCGGGCGATCCCGCTGGTCGCCACCAACGACGTGCATTTCGGCAAGGCCGACATGTACGAGGCGCACGACGCGCTGCTCTGCATCGCCGACGCCGCCTTCGTCAGCCAGGAGGACCGCCGCCGCCTGACGCGCGAGCACCGGTTCAAGTCTTCCGCCGAGATGGCGGCGCAGTTCGCCGACCTGCCCGAGGCGATCGAGAACACGGTCGAGATCGCGCGGCGCTGCGCCTTCCGGCCCAAGAAGCGCGATCCCATCCTGCCGCAATTCGTCCCCGAATCCGGCCGCTCGCCGGAAGACGAGATGCGCGAGCAGGCGGCGGCCGGCCTCAAGGCCAAGCTCGCCCAGCACGGCCTGCATGCCGAGATGCAGGTGTATCTCGATCGTCTCGCATTCGAGCTCAACGTCATCCTCCGCATGAATTTCGCGGGCTACTTCCTGATCGTCTCCGATTTCATGAAATGGACGCGCGGGCAGGGCATTCCGGTCGGCGTGCGCGGCTCGGGCGCGACCTCGCTGGTCGCCTGGGCGCTCGACATCACCAATCTGGATCCCATCCGCTTCGGTCTTCTGTTCGAGCGCTTCCTTAATCCCGAGCGCATCTCGATGCCGGATTTCGATATCGATTTCTGCCAGGAGCGGCGCGACGAGGTCGTGCGCTATGTCCGCGAGAAATACGGCCGCGACCGCGTCGCCCATATCATGGCGCTGGGTTCGCTCCAGGCCCGCGCCGCGGTGCGCGACGCCGGCCGCGTTTTGCAGATGCCGCTCGGCCTGGTCGACCGCATCGCCAAGCTGGTGCCCAATCCGCCCGGCAAGCCGGTGTCGATGGAAGACGCCTTCGCCTCCGAACCGCGCCTGCAGCAGATCGCCGAGCAGGAACCGGTGGCGCAGAAGCTGTTCTCCATCGTAGAGAAGATCGAGGGTCTCTACCGCCACGCCTCCACCCATCCGGCAGGCGTGGTGATCGGCGACCGGCCGCTGGACGAGATCGTGCCGCTCTACCGCGATCCGCGCTCCGAAATGCCGGTGACGCAGTTCGACTATGAGGATGCCGAGAAGGCGGGCCTGGTGAAGTTCGACTTCCTGGGCCTGAAGACGCTGACCGTCATCGCCAAGGCGGAGGAATTGCTCAAGAAGCGTGGCATCGATCTGGACACCCAGAACATCGATTTCGACGATCCGGGCACCTACGAGATGCTGTCGAAGGGCGACAGCGTCGGGGTGTTCCAGCTCGAAGGCGCGGGCATGCGCGACCTGTTGCGCAAGATGAAGCCCGACCGCGTGCACGATCTGATCGCGCTGGTGGCGCTCTACCGCCCGGGCCCGATGGACTCGATTCCGAAATACATCGCGGTCAAGAACGGCAAGGAGAAGCCGGAATATCTGCACCCCGCGCTCGAGCCGATCCTGAGCGAGACGTTCGGCGTCATGACGTACCAGGAAGACGTGATGAACATTGCGCGGGTGCTGGGCGGCTACACGCTCGGTGGCGCCGATCTTCTGCGCCGCGCCATGGGCAAGAAGATCGCCTCCGAAATGGCGGTGCACGAGCAGCGCTTCATCGACGGCGCCGTGAAGAACGGCGTGCCCAAGGGCGTCGCGGCGCAGATCTTCGAGCAGGCCGCGAAATTCGCCGGCTACGGCTTCAACAAAGGCCACGCCGCGGCTTATGCCCAGGTCGCCTATCAGACGGCGTATCTCAAGGCGAATTATCCGGTCGAATTCCTCGCCGCCTCGATGACGCTCGATATCGGCAACACCGACCGGCTCAACGTCTTCAAGCAGGAAGCGCAGCGGCTGGAGATCAAGGTCCTGGCGCCGGACGTCAACCGCTCCGAATCCGTCTTCACCTGCGATGCCGAGAAGGGCCTCATCTTCTACGCGCTTGCCGCCGTGAAGGGTGTCGGCCGCCAGGCGATGGACCATGTGGTGGAGGAACGCCGCGCCAACGGCCCGTTTCGCAGCCTCGGCGACTTCGCCCGCCGCATCGATCCCAAGCTCGTCAACAAGCGCGCCTTCGAAAGCCTCGCCCGCGCCGGCGCCTTCGACGCCTTGAACCGCAACCGCCGCCAGGTGGTCGAATCCGCCGACATCCTGCTCAACAGCGCCCAGCGCAATGCCCGCGAGCGCGAATCCGGCCAGATCGCGCTGTTCGGCGGCGCGCCCGAAGAGCAGGACGATATCCGCCTCGCCGCCGTCGCCGACTGGCCCTCGCACGAAAGGCTGAGCGAGGAATTCGCCGCCATGGGCTTCTATCTCTCGGGCCATCCGCTCGACGCCTATGCCGCGCCCTTGAAGCGCCTCGGCGCCACGACCCTGGCCGCGCTGGCGGAAGATCGCCGCCGCTCCGGCTTCAAGGCGATCCTCGCCGGCACCATGATCCGCAAATACGAAAGGCGCAGCCGCAACAATGAGAGCTATGCCTTCGTCTCCTTCTCCGATCCGACCGGCATGTTCGAGGTGATGCTGTTCCCCGAAGTGCTGGCCGCCGCGCGCCCGCTGCTGGAGGCCGGCAAGTCCGTGCTGATCACCGCCAGCGCGGAATGGGACGGCGACGAGCTCAAGCTGCGCGCCGCCGCCATCGCCGATCTCGACGCCGCCGCCGCCAATGCGGGGGAGGGGCTCAAGGTCTATCTTCAGGACGCGACGTCGCTCGGCGCCATCGCGGCGCAGCTCAAGCAAGCCGGCAAGGGCATCGTCACCTTCGTCGTCCCCGGCGGTCCCGGCGAGGAAGTCGAGATCAATCTGCCCAAGCCCTATCAGGTGTCGGTGGCGCTGAAAAACGCGATCAAATCGCTGCCCGGCGTGGCGCAGGTGGAGTCGGTATAG